Within the Miscanthus floridulus cultivar M001 chromosome 17, ASM1932011v1, whole genome shotgun sequence genome, the region GGTCATTGGAACAACTACATGTGTTGTATAATGCTCCAGTAATCCATATATACTAGAGTACTGTGTTGCACAAATGGACTGTGTATTGAGACCTAGGTGTCTGTCTTGCTGATGAACAGTAGAGAGCCTGGTAGTTGTTAATGGACAGCTTTGTATTTGTATGAAATGTATGCCTTGTAAATGGCGGGTTTAGTTTACTATTCATTGGCGCCAAATGTGTATTGAGACCTGGGCTGTTCATGCCAGGTTTTGAATGAGCCTGTTGAATTCAAATTTCTTCCACCAATCAGCCGAACAGCTGGTTGTTGGCTGAACCTAATTTTGAACTGTACAACCAGCCAAAATCAACCATGATCCAACCAGCCGAACATGGTgataaaaaataagctaaaaaacactgttccagctgatttgttgtgagagaaaaacattgttccgactaaaaaaacaagctgaaaaagatggattataagagaagcgaacaggaccaATGAGGGCGAGGTGCAGCCAAAGGAAACACGTAGCTGCGTGGTGAGCACAAAGCGAACTATTCTTTCACATTTTACTAAAGAATAGCGTGTGCACGCCACAATAAGCAGCATACGCCAATTTTTATAGGGCCCACCTCTTTGAGGAGGTGCCCAACAAACTAagttaaatatattatttttttataattgTAATATTTATCTTTGTTattttatatataatataatttgAATAGGTAACAATTTAATTTACTCTGTTTATAATTATAAttatatttttgtatttttttataatataattatctttttattatttatttattattataataataTTATATTCATATTTAGTAAAAAATATCAGTTGATGAATTCATATTTTATTATTGTTATTTTTCCTTGCTCTGTTAGTTTTGGAAGGAGACATGCAGAATGTGTGGCGTCGTGCTCAGCTCAGTAAATGTTACTCTCCTTGAGACTAGATTAACAGGAAGGATTGAAACACTTTTTGAAATGCCGAAACAACAGCTCACATATTAATAGAGGAAAGACCGAGCACTAATTGAGAAATGTAAAGCTTGTTTGACTGAAACACTGAACATTAGCATGCATTGGTTCATACATATACAGCGTGCCAGAGGACAATGCTATTTCTTTCTCACCAACGCTTACAGTTGCATCGAAGTTGGGAACAGCACGACAGCGACAGCATCAGATACATGCACACAGAAAACACTGCATTCGTCACTGTCTCAATGCATACAGGAAGTAGCAACCAAATCCATTGCTGCAAGTAtattaattatatattctatcactTCTGATTCCCAATTATTCTCAGTAATTTTCAGATGTAAAACTGGGTGATCAAAATGCATACAGGCAATTAAACAATTCATGTTATAATCGTTATGGTACTTTCAGACAGAATCTTTACAGGGCCATCTGGACTGGACAGCAACTCCCTTGTAGTACTACATACTGTGTGCAGTGTACCGACACGTTGTCGCCCATATACACAATAAATCCGACAAAATGACAGCGGTTATTGGTTCATGTGACTAATCTCCATATCAACCAACAATTACCCCATTGGCGGTGCAGTGCGGTTCAACTGCAATGCAAACAATATTTGCCAGTAAATTGTATGCTCTTCGCAATCACGGCCCGATCGTGCCTGTGTCGAAGTAGAGCATCGTCCCGGAGGAGGATCCGCCTCCAGTGACGCCCTCCATGAGCGCGAACCGCATGTCCTCCGAAGGCTTCCAGTGCCGCTTCCTCTGGTTGATGAACCAATTGTTGATCTGCTTCGGGTCCAGCCCAGTCATCGCAGCCAGCCTTACCTTATCCTCTTCCTGCAAAACGCCATCGTATCAAATACCATCCCTAAGATATTGACATCTGAGCAACGCTGATCACAGATTTGACATTTGGGCAAGGAAAGATCAAAGATGTGTGTTGTCAGGATGTTACCGTAGGGTACGGCCAGCGGTAATGCGTGTTCCACCAGTCCATCAGGGCCGACCGAGCGTCCTTTGGTAGCTtccctttcttcctcttcttcaggaACTCGGACCGCAGCCGGCTCAGACAGCCACTGTACTTCTTCAGCAGCATCTCCTTGAGCTCACGGTCAGCCAGCCGCGAGCTGTGCTCCTGACCCAGGTCCGTCGCGTCCGTGTCTCCTGAGCATGGTTCGTCCTCAGAGGACCCTACTATTTCATCTTGATGCAAAAATTCCAAATCAGATTGCAGTTTTCAACATAATGGACATGCTAGGCAGAATATGGTGGAATGGGCATCATAAAAAAAAATTTAGGACAGTACGAGAGCAGATTGGATTACATGAGACTAATGCAAAACAGTGAGACGATGCCGTCCACAGGCTGGTAAAAACTGGAGTATGGAATTGCAAacctttttaatggcacacagggaaaagacTCTAAAACTGACCATAAGCCCCTTTTTACAGCAATAAAATTGAACCATATCCATAACAAACAGATGGACACTGAGAACAAGCCTTCTGTAGTAAGTAAAAACAGTCGCATTCAGATTTTTTTTGAATGTGTCTTACAGACACAAAGCCGATTTTTTTTGAATGTGTCTTACAGACACAAAGCCAACAACTGCAGCACTGAAAAGTAGTGAACATTCAAAATGTAACTTTACAAAGATATGGACAAGATGTAATTCAGGCTTCGAAGAAAAACACAACAGAGCTTGATGTTTGATCAGTATCTTCAAATATCCTGTCAAGTCTATATAGTCTCCAAAATTTTCGTTCTTACTAAATACATCCAGTGCATCAATACAGCAAAAGCATACCAGTTTGATCGCATAACCAATAGCGAACAAAAGAATCATCGTAGTTCATGTTTTTTCCCCATTTCATGGAAGAATTGCAGTTAAATCTAAGACAAAACTGGCAATTTTAGAATTGACATTCCAGGAAACGGAAGAAGCATTAGCAACCATTCTGCACGTTCCTAAAGCAATCTAAACTGTCATCCATGCCACATCAGCACTTGAGTCTGCTCGTGATGGAATGTAATGCAATAATGCTGATTTGTCCACCGGAGCTAAAGCTCACCTGTTCTAGAACAATGTGTACTCCAATAATCCTTATGCCCTCAGGAAGCAAACTCCAGATGGTGTTTAGTCTTCAGATAAAACATTTCCAGTATATTGTATTGCAAAGCATATATTTCTAGCAAGCATTAAAAACAGTGTTGGTGTCTTAATTTTTTTCTCCCTTAATAAGTTTTGCTTGCACGACCCCAGGTAAGCACTACCATAAACCCTGTTAGGAGGTAGCCTAAATATGCAGCAAGCCAGTGGTTGAGGCCTCCAAAAAAAGTACTATGATGTAAACAACAATGCAATCTTTCTCATTTTTTTAAACACAAGTTGATTATTGTATGTTAGTACCAGAGCTCTATGGTTTTGTTTATGAAAAAAAGCAAGTCTAGTAGACACCATATAAAAACTATAAAAATAGTATAAACAAATATTTAATATATCAGGGGAAACAAAACATAGGATGCATAACATAAATGTCTGCCTGCCTTCATATATGTTTTCCCTTTCCATGACACCAGACTGTAGAAAATTATTGTAAATTATTCTATTAGACCTCACAACTAATACTGTGTGTGGTACCTCTGTTTCTGTAAAATGTGTAGAAGTTAAATATTTTTGCTGTGTTTTCCTATTCTATTAGACTTAACTTTAACTGGTAGGATTTGTAATTTTACCTTGATATCTGCCAGGCACACATGAGTTTCCCATTCAATTCTTATGCAAGCATCGATGCTAGATTATTAGAATTCAATGTGAAAACATCAGCTCATACAATATTTTGAAGCCTGGAAACTAACCTTGTTTGATGCTATATCATGTCTTACCCCTGCAGGTCTATGCTAGATCATTATAAGGTTCAATGCAACAACATCAGCCCAAACACCACATGTAAATTCTGAAGGAACACTCAACGTCCACCATGGCATATAATGATATAATGAGGTAATCTTTTGTAGCAGGACCCTAGATAAATCAATTTAACAAAAGATCAAAGTTAAAACAAATTAAGTAGTGGACAGCATCCATACAATTTTGCTGAAACAGCAGATTAATTGATCCAGTGAAAGATTATACACAACTGGATATCCATGTCAGCATTTATTGCAGACATTCTGCGCTAAATCGTGCATAGTCAAATGGGTTTCAGTACCTATTTGCGTGAATGGAACCActcaatgcaatacttgaagacGAAAATTAATCAATTATTTAATTTAAAGTTATGTTTGTTCTAATAATGGTTTTGCTTATGGTAAGTTAAAGTGCCAGTAATACATAAATAATACCATATCCAGGACCACAAAAAAGTTATTTTCCTGAGCTAGAGAGCAAATTGCATTTTTATTGTTGTCTGCtaataaaaatacaaaaacaATTGTCTTCATCTGCATTACTGTGCATGAAAATTGCACGTTTGTTACCATTTCATATTGTAGAAGCATACCGTTGCTTAAACTTGAGTATTCCTTCAGTACTAACCTCTTATAAGAGTTATTATGGATTTAAAGCACCAGTAGAGAAAAGTACTACAAAAACCAATTTGATCATGACAGCCATAACCATGTGTACATCTCCAACACAGCCAAGGCAGGATTTTTATTATGAACTGTGAACATATAGTCTACGTCTGTTCCTCCTTGCCTATACAAGAGCATCCATCATTCTGTTCCTCACCAGTCACCAGTCCAATGCTGCCTAAGCAGGTGATACACTCATTTACTTAATACTCCATTAGTTACGAGGACAGTGATAACCAAACCTTAGTATGGAGTTAGTCTCATTTGTATTATCATACACTGCAACCTTGCTGACAAAGGGTCACTCATTACTTGCTGGATCATCCAGAGCTCACCGGAGATATTGTGTGCGAAGGGATGCATGAAGAATTTCATAATTGGCACATGAAGGCAGCACTTGTTTGATCATTGATCTTAACAAATAACCTAAAGAATAATATCATATAAGCTTTGTAGCAACATAGACCAATCCAGTTATTAGGATAAGTTTGCCCACAATTATTTATGTTTTCACCCCCTTAGGAATCacagaatattataaaactaaaAGATATGAGAAAACCCTATGGTTCTTTTCCTAATGAAGAAAAATGTTTTGTTCTTGAAACATAAAAGGTTAGGATATTTCCAATGAAAGATggcgaaaaaaacaaaaaaaaggcacACATGTTAAACACATACATTAAAAaatgaagtccatacaaacaTCACAAGAAATCCTAGCTCGTTGCTGTAACAATAACTTATAGTATCTAATATTGGAGTAATCATCGAGATGAATTCCATTAAGCCACTTAATCTTGTTTGCTTAACACATTGTTGAACACATCTAGCAAAGTAAATGAATGAAATGAATGCATGCATTCATAACAGCTACTTTGTGCCTGCATTTAGCAAAAAAAATTAATCTATTACAAATGTGCATATAATTGAATGAGGCATTGAGCAAAGATTATAAAAGTTTACACAAACAATCTTTCGCTAGTTTTGCCAACATGCCAAGCTACAAATGACTAATGTGATGTTGAATGGCCTTGTCATTTTGGGATTAGTAGTCGTTTAATATATTGCTGTACAAAACAGTAAAAaagggggcgtacccagtgccgAGAGttcccgctctgtgcagggtctggggaaaggtgtcagtggcaagctttaccctcgcctgtgcaatgcgaggagactgcgactcgaacccgggaccttccggtcataggtGGTAAgattctaccgcttgcaccagacccGCCCTTCATTGTTGTACAAAACAGTGATAACATATTTTTAAGATCATTATAACAATTTATCTCGGTAGCTTGTCACTCAATATTAGTTATATGCATGCTGCTCATTGCTGGACTCTCCTTACACACATTTTGTATAAACATGCGGAGCATAATTCTATTGGTCTGATCGAATTGTCACAGTTTACGTATAAATCACAATCCCTCTGAGTAAAACAGGAGATACATTTGTGGTCATCCGTATGACCATGTTCCATACCCCTTTGCAGTAACCTGCATGACTATACTTGGCATTGCCTAACTACATTAGAATGGCAAGAAAACAAAACATGAACTGTTCTGCCCAGAACTGTGCTACTGTTTGTTAGGCTGTATTAAAGGTTTCACATACTTCCATAGTTACCCAATCGCCGTCCTTTTGACTTTATTAAACATGTGAAGTTTCAAAAAGCCCATGAGCGTTCACCACTGCAAATTCACCTGTTCATGATGGCGAAATGTCACAATATTCATGGAAATCGCAATCGCAGATGAGAATGGCTAACACAAAGCAACCTTATAAATGTAAACTGCTAAAGAAAATTGTCTATCTACATCCCATCGGCTTAGCTGGAAGCGAACCCAAACTTGCTCTTATGATATGTTTATTTAGGCTGCATTAGCACCCAAACTTGTTCTTATGATAATAAGGCCTTATCTTACTAATTGTGTCTGAAAATAAGGCCTTATCTTGAAtcacagaaaataaaaaaaaaaaacaaggaagATCGCCAGACACAAAGAAGCTTAACTGTCCTTAATCACTGGTTACCGTAACAAAATCATGGCAGAGGTTGATCATATATCTCACTAGAAAATCACACTATGTTTTTTTTTAGGAAAGCCAAGCCAGAATCCAGCCCAATATCTAGAGCTGCCcccacagaaaaaaaaaatcaccacTGGCCACTGGCACCAGTAACTAGCAATCCTCTAGCATGCAcgagcaagattctcttttcccAAAGCCATCCAAGCAGTGTCACTGCCCATCAGAGCCCAGCTCCCTCAAGTTCCATCAGTCGTCAGATCGAGGCAGCCTACAAAAGTCTACAAGTAGCAGCAGCTAGTCCCTCCGTGCTCTTCTCTCTCTAtcatctactgctactcctagaAAGAGATGAGAGAGGAGGAGGTGAGCACTGCCAGCCATGGTGCCCAGGAACCTTGGACAAAACCCCACACGAGCAAGCTAGCACACGCTCAGAACTTTTACTCATCAGACCCCGGTGTCTGACACTCCTGCACCCCATTTGCATGGACACGATTTGACCACACAAgaacacgcacacgcacacgcacacgcacacgcgcACGCATTCATCAAAGTAGCTGGTAGCCATCCTCGCCCCTAAAttcgcacacgcacacgcacacgctaGGTTTCTTCGCTTCACAGTTCACGCAAGAGCAGCAATAATGCACCGCACAGATGCATGTCCGCAATGGCGATGGCATGGccaggtcgtcgtcgtcgtacaAGGCCTGAGAGATGCATGTGagcgtagtagtagtagttaccGGAGAGCGAGGCGGCGCCGCCGCAGAGGGAGCTGAGCTGCGTCCGGACGCTGCTGAGGAAGGACGCCGCCTCGTCGAACGGCCGCGACAGCTCCTCCTTGTACCGCTCCAGCACCCGGCAGTACGCCTCCTGCGCGCCGCGCCGCCACGGTCACATGTAATAACGACGCAAGAATCAGAACAGGTTTAGCGTGCGACGCGCGAGTGGCGTGCGTGGCCGTGGCGTGCGTACCATGAACTCGTCGAGCTCGGGGTCCAGGCCGACCTCCCcgccggcggaggcggcggcgcaccTCTCCCGGCCGATCTCCTCCAGCAGCGTGGCCACCTCCGGCGGCGCGCCCACCTGCCACACGCCAAATCAAGAAACCACGCGAGCGCGTCATCAAGGCGCAATCTTTCCGCAAGGCGAGCTTGCGCTGTCGCTAGCCGGCCGCACGATGCGACGGCGAGGTACCTTGCGGCACTCGATGTAGGCGGAGAGGAGGGAGGGGTAGCGCGGGTGCCCGGCGATCTGCGCCTTGACCAGCTCTGTCAGATCCGCCGCCGGCGGAGGAGGGGgctgcggcggcgggggcgggggtgAGCCCGGTCCACCGGCGACCCCGGACGCCTCGCTGGCGGCCGCCGCCCCGGCGCGCGAGATCCCCGGGTGGATGCTGTACAGATCCTCCATGCCCGCGGCGCGCCTCCCTGCAATCTTCTTGGCTGGAGCTCGACTCGATCGCGTGCCCCAGCAACCAAGCTGCTGCCTAATCTACCTTCTACCTATCTACATGCACCTGTGCACACATCCATATATCCATATAATAAATAAAATCGCTGGAAATAGTAGTAGAAGAAGACTCCGATTGTTGCGTGTAGTTTATTTGTCTGGTTCTTGGGGCATGTGTGGATGCGGGAAGCTCCAGGAAGACGAAGAAGAAGCGGCAGCTAGCGCAGAAGAAAAAGgggcaagcaagaacaagaaaaggtAGGGGAAGGGGCAGAGATCATGGGGGGAAGGGGAACTAGCAGCGGCCGTTTGCACTGcagcgcctgctgctgctactgctggagCTGCAGGCGCAGAAGCTGGGCGTGATCTCTGCAGCAGCGGTATACATGGGGGTGAACTGCCGTGCCTCtggctgctctctctctctctctgggtcTGGGAGGATGATGGAGGCAGTGCCTGCAGTGAGATTGGGAAAGAGGCAAGGAGCTAGGGAGGTAGGTAGGTGTTTTTTCTATGGGAGAAACATTTTATAAAGAAATGTGCATGGATGGGTTTGTTGGGGACTCTCTCTAAGGGGGTTTTTTTTTAAACTTTTTGTCATCTTTACAGAGGACGCTCGTTCATTTACTATTTTTATACACGCTTCTATATAATTGACGTCATAAACAGTAAACCTCTTACATTTTTGTCATTTTTACTGACATGACACGTAGGTAGGCACGCCAGCGTGGTAGTGAGCCTGAGAAGGCCTACAGAGCATTtgaaatgacctatttacccctgttgcttctctccctctactcgctgacgcgtgggccccacacgtcagctttgtcttcaacctctagccatcaCCCGAAGCCGAGCAACCCGACGGCGAACGGGCTCTGGCGGTggagggaggaggagcggcgCATTGGCACCTAGGCCGTGCTGCTACAGAGCTGATGCCTCATAAAAGCTCCATGCGCTTGCTCCTGTTTGCAGCTTGCACGGAGGCGGGGTAGAAGACTGGAGCTTGCATAGAGCTACGCCCATGACTGGAGCTCCATCGTCACCATCGATCTCCCCCATCCAGCCGTCTCTGCTACTCCCAACGGGCTCTGCGAGTTCGCAGTGGCATGACGACTTCACTCCGCTACTCGTCGTTTGGCAACCCCCGCCCCATCGTCATGAACCACCGTCGTCGCCGCCATTGCCTTCCCGAGGTCGAGCTCACCGATCTCCGCATACACAGCAACTCTCGCCTCCCCGTCTCCTTCGTTGGCGCCGCAAAGACCCGCCACGGCCACCTATCCACATCTCATCGCCAATCCATGGCCGCAGTGGCGTCTTCCACCTCAACCGAAGCACTCCGTCGGAGAGCCTTGCTTCTACCCATGGCTGGCTGCCACCAGCCCATCTTTGCCGCAAGAACTCCTCCATCGACTTTGCGCGCGACAGCCATGGAGGAATGACAGAAGCTAGAGGTGCCTGGCTCCCATCCAGGTGCTGGAGGTGTGAGATGAAGCTGGAGGTGCCTGTCTCCCATCTGTGCCCGGAGGTTGAAGACAAAGCCGACGTGTGGGGCCCACGTGTCAGCGAGTAGAGGGAGAGAAGCAAcaagggtaaataggtcatttcgCATGCTCTGTAGGCCTTCTCAGGCTCACTACCATGCTGGCGTGCCCACTTGGCGTGCCATGTCAGCAAAAATGACAAAAACGTAGGAGGTTCACTGTTTGCGATGATAATTGTGTAAGAGCGCGTATAAAAATGGTAAACGAAGGAGTGTTATCCGTAAGGATAGCGAAAAGTAAAAAATCCCCTTTGTATGGTGGTAGTTTTTTCTTTAATGTTTCCATtttcattgatttttttttattcagTGAAGCTGTACCAGTGTGAGGAGGGAGAAGGTGTGTCGTTCTTTTTTGCACGGGAGACCTTGATGAATGGATAAGACTTCAAAAGATGCCCTTGCTATGCTAGGCATGATCATATTGCATGGTTCTTTTGGTTTTGGAGCTAGGGGAATGGAAAATGGATTTCACACGTCCATATAAGGGAAGTTCTAACAGTAAAAGTTTTAATATCAACTTTTAGGCCTATGTGTCTTACATGTAAATTGTAAAGTGTTCTTCGTTTACATATTTCCTTTCAAAGATAAAGGGGTTATGTCTGTCGTGAGGTGAGACGTGCAAAGAGCTTAGCTCTTCTCTTTACGCTAgcttaaagtttttttttttgtctctctCCTCCACATGGTATAGCTAATAATACTAGTTTAGAACCAATCATTGAAGATTCCCTAAGTTTCATAATAATCGGTTTTCACATGTAGTTGATATACATATAAATTGTATTATTTGTATCAGCCTCTTCTATTGAAAAAGTAAAGTCGTATGAGAGACCCTAGGAATTTGTAGGGAAGATGAAAGAAATGTCACATAGAAATGCTTGTTTACCCAAATGGAATACATAAATGGGCAATGGGGTTCCACATAGGGGCAAATCAATTTATGACTTAATATTTTTTGATAAAAGATAATAAGATAGATATTTATATGTAGTATATACTATGTATATGTAATGTATTAAGGAAAGGAAATTTTTGATAAAAGATAATAAGATAGATATTTATATATAGTATATACTATGTATATGTAATGTATTAAGGAAAGGAAAATGAAACAGAAGACAAGCTATTCAAGCATTCATGTGTCAATAAAGACTAGAATATCTCCTCGTTATCTTCCTCCGTACCCTTTTCTTATACTACCAAAGAAAAGTATACATAGAACAAATAAGACGAGTTTAGACTATCAAAAAAAATTGTTTACCATATAAGTTTTGAATACATACTATCCAAACCTTGGGACTACACGTAGTTCCAAGTACATGATCCTCCATGAGCTCTCCAAGCACGTGGCCTTTCAATTTTTTCGATCTCGATTTGATTTTTGGTCTCTGTTGGAACATAGGTTTGAATGAATATAAGAATTAACAATAGATATGTATATGCAAAATAGAGGAATGAAAAACATGAAAATTTGAGGAATGAGTATTTGGTGAATTGTTGGAAAAATACAGGAAACAAGAAACAATGATGTTTGAGTTCGAGTGGATGTtttttttctcatgattttttccTATAGAATTGAACCTATAAaaaattttcctatgttttcatacAAGACATTCTTATTATGCTAACCAAAAGATGAGAAAGTAATTAACCCAGTCCGTATGAATGGAATCCTAGTTTTTTCCTAGGATCCAAAGGGCTTATCTCTACCTTTTCACTCCTATATGGACTTGTTGTATGATATGAGGCAGCTCAAGAATGCATCTTTTTGTTTACAAGTGACACATGCGAATACCTAGTTGTGCAGGCACCTGATACGAAAATGTTACAAGTGACTTGGGTCAGTAGCGACATAGATGGGCAATGGGCCGGCACGGCCCAATGGGGGTCGGGCCGACAA harbors:
- the LOC136517005 gene encoding homeobox protein knotted-1-like 10 translates to MEDLYSIHPGISRAGAAAASEASGVAGGPGSPPPPPPQPPPPPAADLTELVKAQIAGHPRYPSLLSAYIECRKVGAPPEVATLLEEIGRERCAAASAGGEVGLDPELDEFMEAYCRVLERYKEELSRPFDEAASFLSSVRTQLSSLCGGAASLSDEIVGSSEDEPCSGDTDATDLGQEHSSRLADRELKEMLLKKYSGCLSRLRSEFLKKRKKGKLPKDARSALMDWWNTHYRWPYPTEEDKVRLAAMTGLDPKQINNWFINQRKRHWKPSEDMRFALMEGVTGGGSSSGTMLYFDTGTIGP